DNA from Gammaproteobacteria bacterium:
GGAAATACCTTCACGAACGGCTGCACCAGCACCTCGGAGAACACACCGGCCTGGGCGTAGGGGTCGGCCGCGGCCCAGGCTCGTGCCGCCTCGATCGAGTCGAACTCGGCGACGATGAGGCTGCCGTGAAAGCCGGCGGCACCGGCATCGGCCGAATCGACCCGTGGTCGCGGTCCGGCGAGAATCAGCCGGCCCTGGTCCTGCAGCGCCTGCAGATGGTCCAGGTGCTTGGGGCGCGCCTGTGCGCGCGCGTTCATCGAATCCGCCGCGTCCGTTCCGAGAATCATGTAAAGCATGCGGCCTATTCTTCCTTCGGCAGATAGCGCGCCACGAACGGGGCGTGGGCGATCAGGAAGGCGAAGGTCAGCGCGGTGAAGCCGAACACCTTGAACTTGACCCAGGTGGCCTCGGAAAATTCCTGCGCCACGAACAGATTGAGCGCGGCCAGGCCGACGAAGAACACCGCCCAGGCGAGATTGATCTTGCGCCACACCGTGTCCGGCAATTCCATCATCTTGCTGCCGAAACGCTGCATCAGCACTTTCTGGCCGAAAATCTGGCTGCCCAGCAGCGCCAGCGCGAACAGCGCGTAGACGGCGGTGGGCTTGAACTTGATGAAGCGCGGGTCATGAACGTACAGCGTCAGCCCGCCCAGGGCCGCGGCCACCAGCAGGGTGATGAAGTGCGTCTTGTGCAGGCGCCGTTCCAGAATTGCATAGGCGATCACCACTAGCGCCAGGCTGGCGATGAGCGCGATGGTGGCCTGATAGATGTCGCCGAGGACATACGCAGCAAGAAACGCGACGGCCGGCAGGAAATCCAGAACTTGTTTCATGCGCTGATTATAAGGTGGGCCGGTCACGAGTAGGACCGAGCACGGCAAGAAACCCTACAATAGGGCATGGCAGACTGGATTTCCGTACACCCCCTGAATCCGCAGAAGCGGCTACTCGCCCAGATCGGCGCGCATCTGCGCAAGGGCGCGGTGATCGCGTACCCCACGGATTCCTGTTACGCCCTGGGTTGCCACCTCGGCGACAAGGCCGCTTCGGACCGGATTCGGGCGATCCGCCAATTCGACAAGCACCATCTGTTCACGCTGGTGTGCCGCGATCTTTCGGAAATCTCGACCTACGCCCGCGTCGACAACGCCCAGTTCCGGCTGCTCAAGTCGATGACGCCGGGGCCGTACACCTTTGTGCTTCAGGCGACCAACGAAGCGCCGCGGCGCCTGCAGCACGAGAAGCGCAAGACCATCGGCCTGCGCATTCCGGACAACGCCATCGCGCAGTCTTTGCTGGAGGCGCTGGGCGAACCCTTGCTGTCCGTCACGCTGATCCTGCCGCCGGACCATCTGCCGGTCAGCGATCCGGAAGAGGTGCGCGCCCAGCTCGACCGCCTGGTGGACGTGGTCGTCGTCGGTGGCAATTGTGGCTACGAACCCACCACGATCCTCGACCTGACGGACGGCGAGCCCAAGCTGGTCCGCCAGGGCAAGGGTCGCGTGGCCTGGATGGAGGATGCCTCGGACTCGCAATACGACTGAGCCGACCGAAGCCCGATGACGCCACCCCCAAGATCGATTCCGCGATGAGTTCGTCGCTTTCCCTGATCCAGCAGCTCGCGATCTATGCGCTGCCCATCCTGCTGGCGATTACCTTGCACGAAGTTGCTCACGGCTGGGCGGCGCGTGCCTTCGGCGATCACACGGCTGCCAATCAGGGGCGCCTGAGCCTGAATCCGCTGAAGCACGTCGATCCGGTCGGAACGCTGCTGCTGCCGGCCGTCACGCTGCTGCTGGGCGGAATGTTCTTCGGCTGGGCCAAGCCGGTGCCCGTGGTCGAGAGCAATCTGCGCAATCCGCGCAAGCACATGGCGATGGTGGCTGCGGCCGGCCCGATGTCGAACCTGGCGATGGCCATCGCCTGGGGCATGATCCTCAAGATCGGCCTGACACTGGGACGCGGTGACGGTCTGTGGATGGGGCTGATGTACATGGCCAACGCCGGGATCATGGTCAATGTGATTTTCATGGTGCTGAACCTGATTCCGATTCCGCCGCTGGACGGTGGCCGCGTGCTGGCGGGCATTCTGCCGCCGCAGCAGGCCTACAAGCTGAGTCGGGTCGAGCCCTACGGCATCGCGATCCTGTTCGGTCTGATCATTCTCGCGTCCATGGTGCCGAGATTCGGTGCGCTGTTCTGGCTTCCGTTCGGCTACATGGAAATGCTGGTGCGCTCGGTTCTCGGGCTCTAGCGCGAATCCGGCACGTCCTGCTACTTCCTCAATCCACCGAATCAAGTATTCCCGTGAGCGAAACCGCAAATCGACAAGTCGTGTTGTCCGGCATCCAACCCTCGGGGCACCTCACCATCGGCAACTACCTCGGGGCGCTGAAGAACTGGGTGAAGCTGCACGAGGACTTCGACAGCTACTACATGCTGGTGGACCTGCATGCGATCACCGTGCGTCAGGACCCGGCGCTGCTGCGTGAGCGTTGCTACGAATTCATCGCGCTGTATATCGCCTGCGGCCTCGATCCGAAGAAGAACGTGCTGTTCGTGCAGTCGCACGTGCCGGCGCATGCGCGCCTGGCCTGGGTGCTGAATTGCTACACCCAGTTCGGCGAGCTGTCGCGCATGACGCAGTTCAAGGACAAGTCCACCAAGCACGCCGACAACATCAACGCCGGCCTGTTCAGCTATCCGGTGCTGATGGCGGCCGACATTCTGGCCTACAACGCGCATCAGGTTCCGGTCGGTGAGGACCAGAAGCAGCATCTGGAACTGACGCGCGATGTCGCGACGCGTTTCAACGGCCTCTACGGAGACGTGTTCACCGTGCCCGAGCCGATGATTCCGCCGGTGGGCGCGCGCATCATGGGCCTGCAGACGCCGACCGCGAAGATGTCCAAGTCCGAGGATGCGGAAACCAACGCGATCTACCTGCTCGACGAACCCAAGCGCATCGAACGCAAGATCAAGCGCGCGGTGACGGACATGGAAGGCAGCATCCGCTACGACCTTGCCGAAAAGCCTGGTGTCTCCAATCTGATGAGCATCCTGTCCGCCTGTACCGGCGACAGTTTCGGCGCGATCACGCGCGCCTATGACGGCCAGGGCTACGGCAGCTTCAAGCAGGCCGTGGCCGATGCGGTGATCGCCCAGCTGGAACCGGTGCAAAAGCACTATCACGAAATTCGCGCCGACCAGGATGCCCTGGGTGCTGTGCTGCGCGACGGTGCCGCGCGCGCCTCGGCGCGCGCCGAAGTCTGCCTGGCGCGGGTGCACGAAGCACTCGGTTTCATCCCGCAATGACGATCGAGGGCGCCGTCGCCATCGCCGAGGAGCACAAGCCGCCCAAGGTGCGCGGCGCCCTGCTCGACAAGTTGCCGGAGGATCTGTACATCCCGCCGGATGCGCTGGAAGTCTTCCTGGACGCCTTCGAAGGCCCGCTGGATCTGCTGCTGTACCTGATCCGTCGCCAGAATTTCGACATTCTCGACATCCCGATCCTGGCGGTGACCCGCCAGTACATTCAGTACATCGAATTGATGCAGGAACTGCGGCTGGAACTGGCGGCCGAATATCTGGTGATGGCGGCGCTGCTGGCCGAGATCAAATCGCGGGTCTTGCTGCCGCGCAGCGCGCCCGAAGACGAACTCGAAGAAGACCCGCGGATGACGCTGGTGCGACGCCTGCAGGAGTACGAACGCTTCAAGACCGCCGCCGAGAATATCGAAAATCTGCCGCGTAGCGGTCGCGAGATCTTCGTCGCGCACGCCAAGCCGGAACGCACCGACGTTGCCGTGCCGCTGGCGGTGCCGTCCTTGCGCGAGCTGGTACTGGCGTTTCGCGACACTCTGCAACGGGCCGAGCTGCGCGGGGCGCATCAGGTGCAGCGCGAGCCCTTGTCGGTGCGCGAACGCATGAGTCATATTCTGTCCCGCCTCAGCACCGGTCAGCCCTCGCTGTTCAGTGATCTGGTCGATCCGAACGAAGGCAAGCTCGGCATCGTGGTGAGTTTTCTGGCCGTGCTGGAACTGGTCAAAAGCGCGATGATCGAACTGCGCCAGGATGGATCCTTCGCCCCCTTGCTGCTTGGCGTCGTGCGGCCCCGCGCCGACGTCGCCGCAGCGGTCTGAACCCCTTTCCCGCATGTCCATGGAACCCGACGAACAGCCAATCGAGAATGCGCCGGACGCGAGCCCGCCGTCGTCGCCGGAATCGGACGCGCATGTCGACCGTGTCCTTGAAGCCCTGCTGCTGTCCGCTGACGGCCCGATGTCGGTTGACCAGATTCAGCGTTTGATCGGCGAGGAATTGGGATTGCTGCGCAAGGACATTCGCGCCTCGATCCACCGCTTGGAAAGCCAGTTGGAAGGGCGCAGCGTGGAACTGCGCGAAGTCGCCAGCGGCTTTCGCATCCAGGTGCGTCGCGACTATGCCGGCTGGGTCTCGCGGCTGTGGCAGGAAAAACCGCCACGCTTTTCGCGTGCGCTGCTCGAAACCCTGGCCCTGGTCTGCTACCGCCAGCCGATCACGCGTGGCGAGATCGAGGATGTACGCGGCGTGTCGGTGTCCAGCAATATTCTGCGCACCCTGCAGGAACGCGGCTGGGTGCGCGAAGTCGGCGTCAAGGAAGTGCCCGGTCGCCCGGCCTTGTTCGGGACGACCGCGCAGTTTCTCGACGACTTCAATCTGAAATCACTCGACCAATTGCCGGACTTGCCTGAGATCAAGGATTCGGAACAGCTCGAAGCTGCGCTGCTGCGGCTGGGCGGTGTGATGCCGGAGCCCGAGACAAGGAATGAAGGCGAGGCGGACGAGTTTCCCCCGGACGAACCGGACGAGCGCATGGCCGAGTCCGAGCCGTCCGCGGACGACACCGACGAAGACCGTCCCCCTGCCAATCAGGTTCACTGACAGACTCACCGAGCGCGAACGAACTCATGGAACGCATCCAGAAAGTACTGGCCGGTGTCGGCCTGGCGTCGCGCCGCGAAATCGAATCATGGATCGCCGCCGGGCGCGTCGCCGTCAATGGCAAACCGGCCGAACTTGGCCAGAAAATCGGCGCGGGCGACCGCGTTCAGGTCGACGGTCGCTTCATCCGCACGGCCGTGAAACCGCAGCCGACGCAGGTGCTGCTGTACAAGAAGCGCGTCGGTGAGCTGGTTACGCGAGACGATCCGGAAGGGCGGCGCACCGTGTTCCGCAAGCTGCCCAAGCTGGAATCCGGCCGCTGGATCGCGGTCGGCCGGCTCGACATCAACACCTCGGGTCTGCTGCTGTTCACCAATGATGGCGAGCTGGCGCGGCGGCTGATGCACCCCAGTTACGAGATCCAGCGCGAGTACGCCGTCCGTGTTCTGGGCGAGATCGACGAGGGCACGCTCAAGCGCCTGCGTCAGGGCGTGGAACTCGATGATGGCCCGGCTCGATTCGAGCGTATCGTCGCCGCTCAGCGCCCGGCGGACGAGGAAGACGAGGAATCCGCCAATCGCTGGTTCCAGGTCACGGTGAAG
Protein-coding regions in this window:
- a CDS encoding YciI family protein, with protein sequence MLYMILGTDAADSMNARAQARPKHLDHLQALQDQGRLILAGPRPRVDSADAGAAGFHGSLIVAEFDSIEAARAWAAADPYAQAGVFSEVLVQPFVKVFPR
- the ispZ gene encoding septation protein IspZ, yielding MKQVLDFLPAVAFLAAYVLGDIYQATIALIASLALVVIAYAILERRLHKTHFITLLVAAALGGLTLYVHDPRFIKFKPTAVYALFALALLGSQIFGQKVLMQRFGSKMMELPDTVWRKINLAWAVFFVGLAALNLFVAQEFSEATWVKFKVFGFTALTFAFLIAHAPFVARYLPKEE
- a CDS encoding threonylcarbamoyl-AMP synthase; the encoded protein is MADWISVHPLNPQKRLLAQIGAHLRKGAVIAYPTDSCYALGCHLGDKAASDRIRAIRQFDKHHLFTLVCRDLSEISTYARVDNAQFRLLKSMTPGPYTFVLQATNEAPRRLQHEKRKTIGLRIPDNAIAQSLLEALGEPLLSVTLILPPDHLPVSDPEEVRAQLDRLVDVVVVGGNCGYEPTTILDLTDGEPKLVRQGKGRVAWMEDASDSQYD
- a CDS encoding site-2 protease family protein; translation: MSSSLSLIQQLAIYALPILLAITLHEVAHGWAARAFGDHTAANQGRLSLNPLKHVDPVGTLLLPAVTLLLGGMFFGWAKPVPVVESNLRNPRKHMAMVAAAGPMSNLAMAIAWGMILKIGLTLGRGDGLWMGLMYMANAGIMVNVIFMVLNLIPIPPLDGGRVLAGILPPQQAYKLSRVEPYGIAILFGLIILASMVPRFGALFWLPFGYMEMLVRSVLGL
- the trpS gene encoding tryptophan--tRNA ligase, translated to MSETANRQVVLSGIQPSGHLTIGNYLGALKNWVKLHEDFDSYYMLVDLHAITVRQDPALLRERCYEFIALYIACGLDPKKNVLFVQSHVPAHARLAWVLNCYTQFGELSRMTQFKDKSTKHADNINAGLFSYPVLMAADILAYNAHQVPVGEDQKQHLELTRDVATRFNGLYGDVFTVPEPMIPPVGARIMGLQTPTAKMSKSEDAETNAIYLLDEPKRIERKIKRAVTDMEGSIRYDLAEKPGVSNLMSILSACTGDSFGAITRAYDGQGYGSFKQAVADAVIAQLEPVQKHYHEIRADQDALGAVLRDGAARASARAEVCLARVHEALGFIPQ
- a CDS encoding segregation/condensation protein A, with protein sequence MTIEGAVAIAEEHKPPKVRGALLDKLPEDLYIPPDALEVFLDAFEGPLDLLLYLIRRQNFDILDIPILAVTRQYIQYIELMQELRLELAAEYLVMAALLAEIKSRVLLPRSAPEDELEEDPRMTLVRRLQEYERFKTAAENIENLPRSGREIFVAHAKPERTDVAVPLAVPSLRELVLAFRDTLQRAELRGAHQVQREPLSVRERMSHILSRLSTGQPSLFSDLVDPNEGKLGIVVSFLAVLELVKSAMIELRQDGSFAPLLLGVVRPRADVAAAV
- the scpB gene encoding SMC-Scp complex subunit ScpB produces the protein MEPDEQPIENAPDASPPSSPESDAHVDRVLEALLLSADGPMSVDQIQRLIGEELGLLRKDIRASIHRLESQLEGRSVELREVASGFRIQVRRDYAGWVSRLWQEKPPRFSRALLETLALVCYRQPITRGEIEDVRGVSVSSNILRTLQERGWVREVGVKEVPGRPALFGTTAQFLDDFNLKSLDQLPDLPEIKDSEQLEAALLRLGGVMPEPETRNEGEADEFPPDEPDERMAESEPSADDTDEDRPPANQVH
- a CDS encoding rRNA pseudouridine synthase; the protein is MERIQKVLAGVGLASRREIESWIAAGRVAVNGKPAELGQKIGAGDRVQVDGRFIRTAVKPQPTQVLLYKKRVGELVTRDDPEGRRTVFRKLPKLESGRWIAVGRLDINTSGLLLFTNDGELARRLMHPSYEIQREYAVRVLGEIDEGTLKRLRQGVELDDGPARFERIVAAQRPADEEDEESANRWFQVTVKQGRNRVVRRLWESQNCQVSRLIRIGYGPISLGRGIKSAGYREATPDELKALRAAVKF